ATCTTTTAACCATCCACTGTTTTACCCATAAATGAGTTGAAGCTATAAAAACTGTAGCATTATCCCAGTCTCCCATATGCACCCTCACTGTTAACTCTTTCAGGTTAGGATGATCACCAGTCAAGTTCAACAAATGCCAAACCTGAAAGCTCCACTTGATGTCCAGCTTCTGTAAACATTTCATGAGGTCCAAAACAGATTTTAGTTGCTCATGGTCTAATTTGGTTGTAGGTATTTTGAGCATCATAACATTACTGCAGTAGTTCAACAACTTCACCAGACTGGAAGGTGTCACATGATCGGGAAAGGATAGTAGCTTCACGTGTTCACCACACCACTTCAGCACATTACTGACACACTCCTCGTCTCGAAGACAACTATAAGTCGGCCACTCAAAATTAGCCCAAATTGATGGAGTTTCACAGATGACTCGTAACCACTTTGAGACGCATCTCAGTGTTATCCTGTCACTTGCTGGTAGATATGATAGTATTAGAAAAATTAATTCAACTGGTAGAGAACTAATCATTCTACACTTTCACAGCAAACCGCACACGAATGACACGAGGCTCACATGAGTAAACACGTGCTGTTACTTGCAAAATCAAAATCAATTAGCGCGGTGCCCGCCCAAAAGTAAATTGATTTAAGACGCGCTTTAATTTGTGCCCCACCCATTTAGTCTTGACATATCTCTACTGAAAGATGCTTGACCTGAACATCGCTGCCTTCGAGGCCATCTTACTACTATTTGCTGTTGGCGTCTGTGCTACTCCAAGTTGTCTCGAAAGAGGTAGCAGCTAAGTATATTACGTAAACGTACGTGTATTAATGTCTGACAGTCTTGTAGAGCTCGAATAATGCTGCAGTTTGATATATACTGTGATACTCTATTGTTACTGGTATGCAGAACACCCTCGACCTACCTATTACAACAAAGGAGAAAACTAGCTAAACCAGTGTTTATtttaggatttctcctttggggggggatcaggaatttgggggtgACTATGGAGGTTAAAGTCTAcatatagttgtccaagttcactACTACAAACTATGTAAGTTGAATAGTTGTCAAACTGGTTAGTCATTAAAGGCTGTGTCATGGGTGTTGATTTTGATTTAAGTGAAGCCAGATCCTATGGTTGGTAGAGCTTGATCATAGATGGGggtgtatattatctatggcttgatgcatgagtgtagtagtgatgacataatgTTGTAGTATCTAGGACAACCATGTACACCTCACCTACACGATTATTCTATAAGTAGTGCACTGCGGTTTTTGattctgttgaataaacagTTTGTGTGAGATCATGTATTGACCATTATTGTATGATACCACAAAGCAATAACAAATTAAAAGACCTACATGGATGGATACAAGAAATTTGAAACTTAATGCTGGTATTTTCATGCTTAcggaaatttttttaaatcaggctttctgagattaaatctgagagTATATTTGCTGGctgcatgccattttgaaagtaagaattttttttacaaaattacacattCTGAGCGGACATTTTTGACAGTTAAGTATGCAATTTAGAAAAAAACTAAGTAACTAGGTAAACTTGGGTTTACAGACTGATATTTAGTCACGTAGTTGTATTATGTGCACTAagagatttaaaaaaatttaataatgtaaTACTGAACTTGATAGCATTATAAGGTTgaatttgcaatttttaacctgggaaaattttacatattaaaCCCTCTGAGAttaatctgagagcatttttgataagttttgTATGTCATTATTAATAAGCTTAAcctaagtatagtgtagtagtagtcactcacaattttagggggtgagtctgagattttttgggggggggggaagttccccccctaacagccctagaataaacactgctaaACTATTAACTTGTTAATGatcttaggccactccaagaaaattcattgtttcccatttcctgcCCGCATGTAGATTCTCTTCctgcatggtcattcattattgctgtcaactgaacattttattcattatttatcttgtgattgcatagcagtaactagtttagcattcagaaagcccatttagctagcttttcactgttcaggttcttagtttaaatatctctactgtttcttacctgtaagtttaatagttatgaattttgaaaattagtggaaatatctataatgaataacGGATAATGAACCACCCACCCGCATGTATTgttgaggtcaatgaaatgggaaacagggaattttgttggagtggcctaaaataTTGTTATGCCCAAAGATTACTTAACCCCTAGTGATTCACGGTTAAAGAAAGGATCCTGCAAGCAATTAACTACTGACGTTGACTcatataaattttcttttccCCCCTCCATGATTATGCTTTGGAACCCCTCCCCCTATAGCTAACTCCCCATCCCTGGATAATTTTTTCTCTGTGTTATAATCATTTCTGATTTCTGCACAGTcaggtatagctagctaggtgtTGCAATTGCTTTTATGATGATTTTTCTAGTACGTGCCTAGCTAACCGTAAATAACTAATATGATAGGTGGTCccattgctttacagaattgagGTACAACTATAACATATACAGAAAACTTGATGTTTgcaattctgagggtctaccagggACCTGGTAGCCTGCATATAGTTAATTAACTTCTTATCAATTAGAACACTTAGTTTAGTTAcaaactacagtatgtataattgCTTTgtgcaggagtcttggagcaATGAGAACAAGGACACAGGTAGTGAAATGTACACGACGTATTGTCAAACTTTGCTATAAAATGATTGcataaaaatttcttcaatTCGGTTACTTCTAATGATTGAAATTAGTCATTACTGGTAGAGAGATCTGTTCCATAATCTGGGTAAGCAATAAAAATGTGAGTTGAAGGACTATCTTGGGGTTGAGCTTTGTGCCAGCAGATCTTGTAGAGCAAGTAGTAAAATTGACATAGTTTGGGATGTCAAATTTAATGGATGGATGTTTGATGGATTTTATAAAGTTTTGGCGGTCTCGTAAATATACATTTTAATGGCAGTATACCAGTCTGAGTTAGCCTTGTTCTGTAATTTGAATGATAGTTAGATGGTACAAATTTTGTGGCTCTTcattaaactttttaaagtaattTAATACCTTTAACAGATATGGCCTCCACATCATTAAACAGAACAAATTTAGAGTGGAGTACAAGACTTTCGTGGTCTAGGCACATTGAGAGTTCTTGAATACCCTACACAAGGAACCAAGAGATTTGTATGCATTATGCCCTCCCTTCATGTGGTTAGAGATGCACTGTCACTGGTAGTGGGGATAGAGCTAGTGGCATCCTTCCAAAAGATGGCTAAGGTTTGTTGTGATGAGTTGTTGGTGTATCTGCTGCAGTTTTAGTAGTGTCTGGGAGAATAAAGTTGTTCCACAGGACTAGCATAAGGCATTATTTGTTCCAAGTCTACCAAAGAAGTGTGACTTGTCCTTGTGTGACAATTGGAGGGGAATCAGTGGTTTTTGCTAACATAATTCAACAACATTTACAGGCAGTTGTGGAGGAGGTCAAAGTAGACTCTCAATGTGGTTTCAGTGCAATCGTGTTGCACAGACATGATTTTTGTACATGCCAACTAGTAGAAAAGGCATTACACAAAGACTTTTGAACTCAAGAAGGCATATGGCTTGCTGTAATGTGGCTGATCCTAGCCAAGTAAGGATGTTAATATTCTGATTAGTCTGATTAGGCCCTACATGAAAACATGCAAACTGGAATTTCACTTGTGGGCGATTTGGTAATATTGAGGTGTACAATGGTTTGAGGCAGGGGTGCATCACTGCATTTTTGGACCAACTTTGTTCATCCTCTTCTTTAATGTGGTGATGTAGTGTTGGTGACAATGGTGTACATAACTTGGAGTCTCAAGTTTCTTTATAAATGTGGAGGTAAGCTAATGGGTGAGAGCACCTTCCATATCTTTGATGACTGCAGTTTTGCTGATGATGCTGCTATAGTAACATCTACTAGAGAAGACCTTCAGCACTGTGACAGCTTGCAGCCTAAATTATTACTATCCCAAAGATCAAGTTTTTAGTTGCTGGGAGTGGTGTGATTTGGGCCCCATTATGGTTTGATCACATCTGTAACATCCCATTGTTGTCTTGGCTCTCTCATGTAGTGGAATTGAATACTAGAATATCTTATGATGTTTTTAGAAGGTCTGTTTTCAGTGACCATATGCCATCTTTGACCATGGATTTTTCCTTACCACACTGTGGTGTTGGGTGTTCTGTTATTTGCTGTGAAAACTTGGCCTGTGATatagtgcgtatatacaggcaaaacacgagtgcccgtggtataactaatacgttctactttagcatgcagactcACCTAATTGGTAAAATCTtcagttgctatacccttctcttatgtagggaaccaagtaagctttgattgtgggattgcattttgccaaacaaactgtgattgtgggattcaattttaatgcatcaacttgaacagtagtttgattttacttttgctaatatagcaatatcAGTTAAGAGACTtatgttaattatgttacttttattactacatttacaaaagtaaaaaacgaactactcaggggcagatctaggattttttgaaaggggggctaagctggacagggacataggtaactagccagacattacatgtgtaattatcGTCACAGAAAATACCACTCTCAACAAGTGACCAACTGTCGATAACCAATCAAGTGGACAGGCACTTGCTTATATGCATGGACGAAAGCCTCTTTTTATTCATTGAGATGTAAAGCCAATGAACATATTGGTAAGTACATATGTAGATTGATGTAATATAGGCAAGCATTGTCTGTGTACTTGTCAAGTTCTTCAGTGCCTTAATAGTACTACTAGAGAAAGATTGGGTATAAATGTTATGAGATGTCACTGATATGGTACCTTAAAAGCTTTGTACATTGTGCAAATGAACTTCATAAGTACTTTTGTATTACTTTGGACTTTCTGCTGCACATAAAACaatataccatatttacttggttaaacgccgCACCTTTAATAGTTGCCGCACTGAAGGGGggccccacaatcgattgtgaaAATAAGGGCTTAAACATCGTTCACGTGTATTGAACGGTGGTTAAGCTTGAATAGTCGCCACATTGATTTTTGAGACTATAAGGTAATAGTAGCCGcagcgtttaaccaagtaaatattgtacttttaaacttatttatgaataaaataattttatggttTGTTagaaattataattattgttcacAGGTTGAAAAGGGAACTTTCCATGTATACTTAACAGACATGGGATTAGCCAGACTCAAGACAACAGCTTGTACAATGACAAATGTTGGAAAAGCTGAAGGCACACCTTATTATTCTTCACCAGAATGCTTTTTTGGAAACACATGCCTTGCGTCTGATGTTTGGAGCTTTGGTTTAGTCTTATCTGAAGTGTTCGGGAGAAAGCATGCGTGGGGAAAACTAATGACCCATGCTGAGATGGCACAACTTATTGTGGCTAAAACTCTACCTTCCGTACAACACCTCAACCCAACCATCAGAAGGGTGTGTGAAGGTTGTTTGCAGTATGATGCGAAAAAGAGAATCAATATGATGACTGTGATACAACAACTAAGGGAAATAAATATTTAACAACTCAAGACACTTTTTAGATGTTTGTACAATACTATAGCTTCATCGGCATTTGTAGGCTTTGAAATATTATCTTCACTCATTACATGTTCAGCTAAATCAGTGAACTCCTTTGGTACAGAGCAGGGCTTAGTGACACTCCATTCACATGCAGATTCTACATCATCACTACTCACGGTGTGTCTATATGATCGTGTCCCTAATAATTCCATAACATTTTATTCAAATTTAAATTTATCATACCTTCATCTTCAGGAAGAAAATACAGCTTATCTGGTATACCACCAGGATTATAATTACTTGGTCGTATTCTATGAATGTTCCATTCATGTGCCATGTAATCCAATTCAGCTTGTATCAAGTCCATAAAACAGTATCGAAGGCAGTCACTACACACAAAATCCATTGTTTAATTGGTGAGAAGTATGTGTATTTTGACAAATTCTATAGCTGTGTTAGCCAAACTATAATCCAGCCAATATACATTTTCTCAGAAAACATGACTATTTTAATGTTTTTAATTTGATATTGGCCTACACAAAATTTTCAATCATAGTAATGTACTTGATATTGATAGAATGTTCACATAACCTAATGCATAAATTGTGTAACCAAATGCCTAATCATACATAGTTTGTTCAGCActggtgattctagacctgataTACAGGTGGGGGGACAGCATAAAATGTTGTATGACTGTACCATAAAGCAGAATTTTAAGGGAGTCGGGGGGGAGGGGGTGGGGGgaccccagaagctgcaggatttttgcaattataAGGATTTAAAAATTAGTGCTAAAACATTAAAAATGCTAAAACTAACAATACATATCTATACCACAACTTTCCCCCTAAATTTTAGAAAACTTATTTTTCAACAGGgcgggcctgtgcccccccccagTAGAATCGCCTATGTTGTTCAGACGCTGTGACCAAGCATTTTTTTCTTATTTCAAGCGTTGCCAATATTTCCTTAAACTG
This portion of the Dysidea avara chromosome 12, odDysAvar1.4, whole genome shotgun sequence genome encodes:
- the LOC136240734 gene encoding uncharacterized protein translates to MDYFKALRESGELDDSSEYHIDCLRYCFMDLIQAELDYMAHEWNIHRIRPSNYNPGGIPDKLYFLPEDEGTRSYRHTVSSDDVESACEWSVTKPCSVPKEFTDLAEHVMSEDNISKPTNADEAIVLYKHLKSVLSC